The Candidatus Methylomirabilis sp. sequence GGCATGATTGAGGAGCTACCGGGGAAAAGTTTTGCGAAGCGGCTCAGGCCGATAAAACACGGGGTATAGGGAGGAAACACAGAGCGTGCCTAAGTCATTAGTGATTGTCGAGTCGCCTGCGAAGGCGAAGACGATCGGTAAATATCTCGGCAAGGAGTTTGTCGTGACGGCCTCGATGGGCCATGTCCGCGATC is a genomic window containing:
- a CDS encoding toprim domain-containing protein, which translates into the protein MIVESPAKAKTIGKYLGKEFVVTASMGHVRD